Genomic window (Theileria annulata chromosome 4, complete sequence, *** SEQUENCING IN PROGRESS ***):
GTTACcaagaattttaaatacCTAGTTGTCTTACTgactaataatatgttcacACTATTCAAACTGGACGGTAACAACTGGACCAATATAACATCTAATAGACATGATGTCTCTAAACTGAAGTTCTTTGGTGAGAGCGATAATGAACTCAAATCTACTGATTACTCAGTAACCATTGTGTTTCTATCTTATGAAATCACTTTCAATGATGGTGTCAAGTGTAAGAAGATCACATACTCCAATAATTTACTCTGGAGACCTACTGATGATCCTAAGTTTGGTGAAATCAAGTCACTTTCACTAGGTCTTTCTAAAGACAAATTCTTTCTCAAGAACCAGTTTGATGGACTCAAGAAGATAGAAAAGGATTTTAAACATATAACTACTCCTGCATCACAAAGTAGGTCAGGAAAACCTGCTAATACTCCTCCTAGTGGAGCAACTGAACCACCTAAAACAAGTTCAGCTACTCCTGCATCTCACCCAGCCAGAAGTGGCTCTAAAAGTACTCCTACTACTCAACAAAAAGGTGATGGCACTCAACCATCTAGAACAAGTTGAACGGGTTCTATATCTACTAATGCTGGTCAAACACCTTTACCAACCCATATTAACACCAATCAACTAAATTCATACCtgtttatatataatcCTCAATCTGGATCTAAATACCAAATGTAGTCCTCATGTAATAActattgtaaaataactgTCATACACTAACCATTGTAATTCACTCACTATCTGTTATTACACTCACTAACTATTATTCAACTCATTGTCATTACACTcactattttaattcacACACACACACTTACAACCACTTTAATGTTTTacctaaattatttattagattcaCACTAGTTAGCTATTTAATTAGTCTATAAGGtttattagtataaaaggttattattatattattgattaGTCCTTTGTTATGTGTTAGTTACTTATATATTGTTTGGTTTATGATAACTGTTATCAAGGTGTTACTCAGATGGAGCTAGCTTTTTATCAGTTAGAGTTTTATCTACTCTAGATCTTATTCAAGGTATCAGTTTCTGTTGCTATTACTAGAGGTGTTAGTTTTGTAGTACTATTAATAGGTTATTAAGGTTAGATTGAATATTTTTgtgatattattttattataaacattaattgaataatcGAATACCATAACTAATGtagtattaaataaataatctAAGATCACAAGTATTTTAATACCATTACTAATGTagtatttgaataaatatgttaCTATGTAAATAACTATCTTACTATTTAAATTACTAGTATGAATTAGCTTAAGTATCtatttttagtaaattattaatttgatttgtATCGAAAGAGACTATTTaggtataattattattttcaatattttgattgactaatttgttattaaattcttattaatattgatatttgAAGATATATCATTCCCCATTGGTAATATTATCTGACCAAAATGTGAGAATTCTTTGAGCTATTAACATGAATGAAAAGATGGATtataacattaaatttattattttatattacattctTAAATCAATGGAATTTTGCAGAATCTCAGACAGTAAATGGTGATTCTACAACACCAGATTCTGATGGGTCAACTCCAGTTAATTCAGTAGATCCTACTGGTACCAGTGCAGGTCAGGCAAGTCAGTCACCAATCACTGAATCACAACCAAAATCAAGTTCATCTGTAACTGATCAATCCAGTACTGAAGGTACTCCTACTGATACTACACCAACTTCAGCAGTCAACAAGGTCACCCTTGACCTCAATGCTAGTCAGTCTACCACTGAATTCGACTACACAGATGAGAACGGTCTAGTTACATTCACACCTAAGGCTGACCATGTGTTCAACAAGATAATTGATGGTACAAAGGATGTTTGGAAATCCAAGAATAATGTCAATGGTACATTGGTTAGGACAAAGACTGTGGATAATAAGAAATACCTTGCCATACtgttgaataataatatgttcaaaCTGTTAAAAGAGGAGGATAATGAGTGGAACGATATCACTAGTCAGACGTCGGATATCAAGAAGTTGAAGTTCTTTGGTGAGAATGATACTGAGTTAAAGTCTTCGGACTATACAGTTATCCTTATCTATCTATCTTATCAATACACATTCAAACCTGGAATCAACTGTACGAATATCAAGTATGGTGAAGATgatgtttggaaacatagtgaatatactaaattttcaaaaatcAAGATATTTTCATTGGGACTTATTACAAATAGTTTCTTTGtgtttaataatgaatttgaatCAAAAAAACTGGATTTTAAACCAACACCCGAACCTGAAGCGAAACCAGAGACTCCAGAACCTGTCACACCTACTCCAGAACCTACACCACCAACTCCAGAACCTACACCACCAACTCCAGATGAGACTAAACCTGAAACTGAAGAATCTACTAAACCTCCACAAGAACCTACTCAATCTACTGAAGAATCATCAACACATCAATCTACTGAAGAATCATCAACACATCAATCTACTCAACCTGAAACTCCTGAAGCTAAGGAATCACAGCCTGAAGCTCCAGATGATACTATTGAACCTAAGGCTACTCCTCCAACTCCAACTCCAACTCCTACTCCTACTCCTACTCCTCACTCTCAACCTACTCCTAGTCCAACAACTGTTGAAGACTCCACCTACTCTGAAGGTACTCCTACTGATACTACACCTTCACCAACGAAGGTTACTCTTGACCTCAATGCAACTCAGTCTACTAATGAGTTCgaatatactaataagAATTATGTAATTACATTCACTACCAAGGATAACCATGTATTCAGTAAGGTAGTTCAGGGTACCAATGTTATCTGGGTGTCCAAGGATGGTATCCATTGTACTTTAGTAATGTCGAAGACTGTTTATGGTGTTAAATTTCTAGCCATGCTCCTgactaataatatgttcatACTGTTCAAAGGGTCTGATGGCTGGCATGATGTAACTTCTAAGAGACGTGATGTTACTAAACTCAAGTTCCTTGTTGAAGATGATACTGAACTCTCCACGTCAGACTACCCAGTTACTCTACAAAATCTATCCTATACCATACTGTTCAACACCAATATCACCTGTAAGAAGATCATGCTAGGAGACGTTGAAGTTTGGACTCACACTGATGACACTGAGTTTTCTGAGATAAAGTCACTTCAGCTAGATcttctaaataataaattccTCATCACCAATCTCCAAGATCTAACAAAGGAAGTCTCTACCAAGGTCACTCTTGATATCAATAAGTCTAAGGATACCAATCAGTTCCATTACTCTAAGGATGGTAATATTAGAACATTCACTCCTAAGGATGACTATGTGTTTAACAAGATTGTAAAAACATACAAATCTAATCCTTGTGTTTCAACATGTTGTGGTAGTACAAGTTGTGGTTCAATAGATGAACTGGAGATATGGACTTCTCAACCAGAAGATCACGGTCTCAAGGCAGTGCTCATGGGTTCTGGTAAAGATGAGAAATTCCTGTCCATTCTGCTGCAAAGTCGTAACTTTGTGCTTCTACATAAGTCTGGTAAGAATAAGCCTTGGAATGATATAACTTCTGAGAAGTATGATGTTACTAAACTTAGGTTCTTTGGTGACAGTGATACTCCGCTCTTCAAGTCCTCTGACTTCCAGGTTACTCTACAAGATCTCTCTTATACCTACATATTCAATGAAGATGTTAACTGTAAAAAGGTCAGACATTCCAATGATTTTGTTTGGACTCACACTGATGATAAAAGCTTTCAATCCTTAAAGTCACTTCAGCTGGATCTTCCATCAAACCAGTTTAGTGTCACAAATTCCTCTGACCAGACAAAGGAACTTACCAAAGCTAAGAGAACACTTGTCACTCTTGACCTCAATGCAACTCAGTCTACTAATGAGTTCgaatatactaataagAATTATGTAATTACATTCACTACCAAGGATAACCATGTATTCAGTAAGGTAGTTCAGGGTACCAATGTTATCTGGGTGTCCAAGGATGGTATCCATTGTACTTTAGTAATGTCGAAGACTGTTTATGGTGTTAAATTTCTAGCCATGCTCCTgactaataatatgttcatACTGTTCAAAGGGTCTGATGGCTGGCATGATGTAACTTCTAAGAGACGTGATGTTACTAAACTCAAGTTCCTTGTTGAAGATGATACTGAACTCTCCACGTCAGACTACCCAGTTACTCTACAAAATCTATCCTATACCATACTGTTCAACACCAATATCACCTGTAAGAAGATCATGCTAGGAGACGTTGAAGTTTGGACTCACACTGATGACACTGAGTTTTCTGAGATAAAGTCACTTCAGCTAGATcttctaaataataaattccTCATCACCAATCTCCAAGATCTAACAAAGGAAGTCTCTACCAAGGTCACTCTTGATATCAATAAGTCTAAGGATACCAATCAGTTCCATTACTCTAAGGATGGTAATATTAGAACATTCACTCCTAAGGATGACTATGTGTTTAacaaaattgtaaaaacaTACAAATCTAATCCTTGTGTTTCAACATGTGGTGATCATACCTGTTGTGGTTCAATAGATGAACTTGATATATGGACTGCCAAACCAGAAGATCACGGTCTCAAGGCAGTGCTCATGGGTTCTGGTAAAGATGAGAAATTCCTGTCCATTCTGCTGCAAAGTCGTAACTTTGTGCTTCTACATAAGTCTGGTAAGAATAAGCCTTGGAATGATATAACTTCTGAGAAGTATGATGTTACTAAACTTAGGTTCTTTGGTGACAGTGATACTCCGCTCTTCAAGTCCTCTGACTTCCAGGTTACTCTACAAGATCTCTCTTATACCTACATATTCAATGAAGATGTTAACTGTTTGAAGATCAcatacaataataatactctACTGTGGACACATACTGATTATACTGACTTCTCAGAGATAAAGTCACTTCAGCTGGATCTTCCTAAAGACCAGTTTAGTGTCACAAATTCCTCTGACCAGACAAAGGAACTTACCAAAGCTAAGAGAACACTTGTCACTCTTGACCTCAATGCAACTCAGTCTACTAATGAGTTCgaatatactaataagAATTATGTAATTACATTCACTACCAAGGATAACCATGTATTCAGTAAGGTAGTTCAGGGTACCAATGTTATCTGGGTGTCCAAGGATGGTATCCATTGTACTTTAGTAATGTCGAAGACTGTTTATGGTGTTAAATTTCTAGCCATGCTCCTgactaataatatgttcatACTGTTCAAAGGGTCTGATGGCTGGCATGATGTAACTTCTAAGAGACGTGATGTTACTAAACTCAAGTTCCTCGATGAGAGTGATACTCAACTCACCAAGACTGATTACTCAGTGAGAACTGTCTTCctttcatttatttacacattcaatGATGATGTCGTCTGTAAGAAGATAAAGTTAGGAGATGACGAGGTTTGGAAACATAGTGACGATCCTGATTATTCAGAAATCAAGATATTTTCAATAGGTCTTGTATCAAACAGTTTCTATGtctttaataataaaaataaatctaaaaaacTAGACATCAAGGTATCATTGGACATAAATGCTAGTCAGTCTACTGATAAGTTCGATATCAGTGAACATAATTCTATCGTAACATACAGACCCAAGACTGGCTACAAACTCACTAAAGTCTGTGATGGTAATACTGATATCTGGACATCCAGTGATGGTTATGCTACCCAGGTTAGGATTGGATCCTCTGACGATGCAAAATACCTTGCTCTCCTACTGGGTGATGGTACTTTTAAATTCTTCGAAAAGGAATCCGATGACTGGACCGAAATCTCAGACGATAATCTACTTAGAGAGCATATTCCTAACTTCCCTGCTAAGTCCCAAACTCAGACTTCATCTACTACTACTGAAACCATAGGTACTCCCGCTATAACAACACTTACCAAGGTGACCCTGGATATCGAAAAGACTGAGTCTACTAATGAGTTTGACTTTAATGATCAGAATGGTGTCGTTACATTCAAACCTAAGGATAACCACCTGTTCGATAAGGTAGTCGATGGTACCAAAAATATCTGGCAATCCAAAGATAATGTCTTTGGTAGATTAGTGATGTCGATGACTAAGGATGATGGTAAACATCTTGCCATACTActtactaataatatgttcacACTATTCAATGAGAGGAAGACAATGAGTGGACCATCACCAGT
Coding sequences:
- a CDS encoding SfiI-subtelomeric fragment related protein family member, putative (Tap579b07.q1c.C.cand.159 - score = 92.69;~SMART pfam:EMA (PF02488) at aa 964-1220, E()=1.00e-02; pfam:DUF529 (PF04385) at aa 94-232, E()=2.70e-67; 415-552, E()=1.00e-57; 595-757, E()=8.20e-58; 805-942, E()=2.00e-57; 985-1095, E()=8.40e-09; 1111-1234, E()=6.00e-39;~Signal peptide predicted for TA09770 by SignalP 2.0 HMM (Signal peptide probability 0.975, signal anchor probability 0.000) with cleavage site probability 0.696 between residues 25 and 26), with the protein product MKRWIITLNLLFYITFLNQWNFAESQTVNGDSTTPDSDGSTPVNSVDPTGTSAGQASQSPITESQPKSSSSVTDQSSTEGTPTDTTPTSAVNKVTLDLNASQSTTEFDYTDENGLVTFTPKADHVFNKIIDGTKDVWKSKNNVNGTLVRTKTVDNKKYLAILLNNNMFKLLKEEDNEWNDITSQTSDIKKLKFFGENDTELKSSDYTVILIYLSYQYTFKPGINCTNIKYGEDDVWKHSEYTKFSKIKIFSLGLITNSFFVFNNEFESKKLDFKPTPEPEAKPETPEPVTPTPEPTPPTPEPTPPTPDETKPETEESTKPPQEPTQSTEESSTHQSTEESSTHQSTQPETPEAKESQPEAPDDTIEPKATPPTPTPTPTPTPTPHSQPTPSPTTVEDSTYSEGTPTDTTPSPTKVTLDLNATQSTNEFEYTNKNYVITFTTKDNHVFSKVVQGTNVIWVSKDGIHCTLVMSKTVYGVKFLAMLLTNNMFILFKGSDGWHDVTSKRRDVTKLKFLVEDDTELSTSDYPVTLQNLSYTILFNTNITCKKIMLGDVEVWTHTDDTEFSEIKSLQLDLLNNKFLITNLQDLTKEVSTKVTLDINKSKDTNQFHYSKDGNIRTFTPKDDYVFNKIVKTYKSNPCVSTCCGSTSCGSIDELEIWTSQPEDHGLKAVLMGSGKDEKFLSILLQSRNFVLLHKSGKNKPWNDITSEKYDVTKLRFFGDSDTPLFKSSDFQVTLQDLSYTYIFNEDVNCKKVRHSNDFVWTHTDDKSFQSLKSLQLDLPSNQFSVTNSSDQTKELTKAKRTLVTLDLNATQSTNEFEYTNKNYVITFTTKDNHVFSKVVQGTNVIWVSKDGIHCTLVMSKTVYGVKFLAMLLTNNMFILFKGSDGWHDVTSKRRDVTKLKFLVEDDTELSTSDYPVTLQNLSYTILFNTNITCKKIMLGDVEVWTHTDDTEFSEIKSLQLDLLNNKFLITNLQDLTKEVSTKVTLDINKSKDTNQFHYSKDGNIRTFTPKDDYVFNKIVKTYKSNPCVSTCGDHTCCGSIDELDIWTAKPEDHGLKAVLMGSGKDEKFLSILLQSRNFVLLHKSGKNKPWNDITSEKYDVTKLRFFGDSDTPLFKSSDFQVTLQDLSYTYIFNEDVNCLKITYNNNTLLWTHTDYTDFSEIKSLQLDLPKDQFSVTNSSDQTKELTKAKRTLVTLDLNATQSTNEFEYTNKNYVITFTTKDNHVFSKVVQGTNVIWVSKDGIHCTLVMSKTVYGVKFLAMLLTNNMFILFKGSDGWHDVTSKRRDVTKLKFLDESDTQLTKTDYSVRTVFLSFIYTFNDDVVCKKIKLGDDEVWKHSDDPDYSEIKIFSIGLVSNSFYVFNNKNKSKKLDIKVSLDINASQSTDKFDISEHNSIVTYRPKTGYKLTKVCDGNTDIWTSSDGYATQVRIGSSDDAKYLALLLGDGTFKFFEKESDDWTEISDDNLLREHIPNFPAKSQTQTSSTTTETIGTPAITTLTKVTLDIEKTESTNEFDFNDQNGVVTFKPKDNHLFDKVVDGTKNIWQSKDNVFGRLVMSMTKDDGKHLAILLTNNMFTLFNERKTMSGPSPVSKIKPSDYKVTIIFLSYEYIFKDDVKCLKITYNDTDVWTHTDDPNFSDIKSFSLGLPSNKFFVKNSSDQSKKVPYTHSLILRVTQSQYYSHNLNSYLNTLSSIWI